The genomic segment TCCAAACaagtgcttcttcttcttcacctccttcCCTGACATGAACCTAGAAGAGAGAAAAGTGTCGGGGTTAGAGTCACAGACGGACtcaagttaagaaaaacaaatagggATGAACACAAACCGGTGAAGAACAGACTCacatgctgctgttgttgtttaatgCCTCCAGAACCCTATCGTATCGCTCTGATCTCCGAGTGTTGGCGAGCTGCAGACACGGGGGAGGGGAGGTCACCAAACAGGAAAAACAGGGTGcacggagagaaaaaaaatatattttcagaaaatcaacatttcaaaacagatattttacagccttcagtaatttaaagatatattaaaCCTCTACAACAAGCTTACAATGTGGCTAAGCAGTACCAGTTTTACTCTTACTGGAGCGTTATAATAAGCAGCTACATCTTCAATGGAAACAGGTTTTGTGTATCGTTAATAGTGTTAGCCAAATCTTAAGCATGCGCTCTTAGAGATAGATATATTTAGCCTTTATGTTCATTGGTAAATGCAAAAAGAAACTTAactttcaacttaaaaaaatgaaactagTGAAATAAATAGAAAGTTATATAGTTTCCTCACCTCCCCCAACTGCAGCAGCTCCCAGTTATCATTGATGTATACCATCAGGTCCATCTCAGAGTCAAAGTACTTCTTCTTGTGAATTACACTCAGGTTGTACAGGCTCAGGTGTGTGACATCATCCCTAAAATATTTTAGAGAAAGCGGTATGAGTTTATAGATGCAGCAGTTGTGAGAACAGTGGAACTGCTGGTGTGAATCTTATTTTGGGTCCCTGGCATTTGGTGCAATGtatgtatgaaaaaaataaacctaaTTTGAGAGTATCACATGCTCATTTATTTCATATTAGAGATTCACTCACCAGCAGAGAGACAGTCTGCTCAGGTACTCTGGTCCCCCATTGCAAACAGAACAAACGAACAGATAAAACCtaacaatcaaaacaaacacaaaacaacctCAGCTAAGGTAGTGTAGGGGCAGATGTTAAATGTGGACAGTTTTCTTGGTTTCCAAAAGATTAATATGAGAATAAGAAAGGAAAAGTTACACTGCCTCTAATACAGGATAATGCACCCTGATATATGAACATACAGAGGGGTAAAGAGCACCAACAGAagtgattttatattttattttaaggctGTTGGTAGTGATTCTAAGGTATGAAACATCTACATGGTAGCACTGTCACCTATCTCCGTAGAGCATGGGCATCTGTAAGCAATGAAGACAGGCCTCGTGGAACCACTGCTGACACCTGTCACACTGCAGCATCTTCAGGTACCAGCtacaaggagagagaaaagagaggaaaggtCAGCGCTGCAAGTATACATGGGCAAGTTGTGTTACGGAGTTTTTGAGGTCTGGTCTATGTTTTACTCACTCTCCTGGACCTCCACAGTAGCAGTAACACTTCTGGTTGTTAGTCTTGTGGCCCTGGTCCCACAGCAGATCCTCCAGAGCATAGGGGAAGGACAGGTGCAGCCccatgttgtgctgctgctgctgctgctgctgctgctcgtgCTCCACAAAGCCTTTTGCAGACACACTCTTCCTGTGTGAACCCCCTCTCtgaaaaacataaagacaaaatgCTTGTTGCTTCCCCAGAATAAACTtgtataaacatatttacagtattGACTCCCATGATTTATCCTGTAGTTGACCATTTAGTCTCTTGTCTCCAGTTTATTTTAATgctaaagcaaacaaaaaacaataaatcaacgAGTCAGAAATAATAGTCATTAATAATGTAAATACACCTtgtaaaacaacttttatacaaagACATAAATATGTTGTTAAACTCAAAACGAAGCTGTACCTTAGTCATAGAAGCGAGCGCACACTCTGTGCAGAGCCATTTATCATCCGAGTCAATGACACAGGCATCGATGATGGGGGAGTGGCACAGCTGATGGTAGCCTATGTGACAATCGACATATTTACAAGCAGCTTAAGAAAGAGTGAAAGTGGTCATTTTGGAAGAGGAATGAagaacagaataaaataaaaagcaaggCACTTTATTCACTGTGTGATATATGATGATGAGCGAGAGATTCAAATGTACCTTGTCCACACTTGTCACAAATCACAATCTCATTGGGTTCCTCTGAAGTTTCATCCTGGCATATGGAGCACACAATGTCGTCgtcctcatcatcctcatcatcttcatccCCTGATGAGGACATCAGAAGTGGAAATATTTAGTCAGAACTCTTTGACAAGCAGCTGTGTTACAGCCTGGAGTAAAGACAAGCCAGAGACTTTGAAGTGTTTTAACGGTATTGATGCATTCAGATCATCAATTCTAAATTGAATTTTAACAGAATTCCCTCAACCTCAAAAGGACTTTCAACAGCACAAAAAGTCATTTGGCATACACAGGAAAGTGTGTAGGCCCCAGAAGAGTTAGTGGCTATTTCTTGTTGCTAATGATGGCATGGTGGGTGCAGAAGACGTTATGGACCAGGTAATATTTGGCTTACTTGATACTTGGCCCTATTATTGAGCCTCAACATGGCAGAAGAAACTGAGGCTGCTCACACAAATATACATAATAGCACATGATGCTTACAAGAAAGTATTGCTCTAATTTAATTCATGTAATATCAGCACTGGTTGTACATCCCCAAAATGTGTTGAAAGTTTTCCTTTAATACTAGGTTGTTGGTTCATGCATTTTTGAAAGTACATTTATTCATGATCTCTGATAGGGCAgggcaaaagaaaaacaaggctTTTAACTGTCATTAACTTCTAACATCAGCACTACAACACTGTGAACATGCAGCATGTACATTGTCATTGATGCTGTATTGTTGCCAGACACCGGGGACGGTTAACTGCCAGCAACAGGAGTAATGAGATAAGCCAGAGGAAGGCAGTCAGGGGTGTGGAAAGCACTATGCTCTCCAAAAATTCAAgcaaatactttatcaaaatgtaAAGGAAACACATTTCAGATGCTGCCAGGCAATAGATGATTACTTACAATTTGCAAATAATCATGGTCTTCATTCAATAACAAAGACCCAGATATTCCAGAAACATGAACATGTTCAAGTTGTCTGGTCTTACCTGTCTGAATGTCCTTCCACAGCACCCAAGACTTCGACTGATCCTCAAAAACCACAAAGCATCGCTGCTTATCCAGATCTATCTGAAGGAGTAAAAGAAATACATTGAGCTTTCCTAAACATCACAGTGTTTTAAAGCCTTATTACAGGCATCTCACATCAAAAACAATGAACGGAAAATGCAACGCAAAACACAAGATCAAACATTTTAAGTCACAACTTCGAATTTAGAATATGGTGCTACGAGGCCTTTTTGCATCCTATGACTTAATCTGCTCAGTGTCAATTGAATGTTTCTAAAAATagttaaaataatttaataaattaaataattaaataataaaaagccAAACATCTCTTGACCTGAAGGCCCTCAACAGTGTTAATCCAGTGGGCAGTTTGACCATGCCAGAAGTCCTATCAAGGGTGCCAAATTCCAGCTTTTTGCCTAATTATCCTTCGGATCAGAAGTACTGTGACTGAAGGCTCATAGTACCAAAATGACTATCCCTCTCACACTAACCTTTGTGATAGTCCCCAAGTAGAATAATCCATCTGACCATCGGGCCAAGACGTCCTGTCCCTCTGTAAACCTGTCAGACATGCTGTCCTCTCCATACTCTCCCCTCAAAGAGAGGCGAGTGGGGGACAAGGACGgggcctgctgctgctgtggttgaGCTCTGTGATGGACAGACAGGTGATCCACAACCCCTGAGTCTCTGGAAAAACAGGTAGAAAGGATAAGAAAACCACAGGTACAGACATGTATTTACAAAAGCATGGATACAAAGTTAAATTCAGAATAACTGCAACAAGAGCATTTTCTCCACAGTAACTTTCCCAATGGACTGGGGTCTTTTCACCAACAACATAAAACTATCAGTTTTTCCACACAATCCTCTGGGCTTTTATAAACAGTAGCAGTGAAATGACTTTGTTACAGATACCAGCTAAAAAGTATCATAATTCAACCTTATACCTGTGCATTCCTACTCAAACACCGTCCTGCATGTcttaaaacaatgtttaataCAAAGTGCACAATGTATGGTTTTACAAAAGGTTTTAAAACAATGGCTGACCATGCACATGCCATTTCCGCTCCACTGGACACAAACAACAGGTGATTATGCTCATGATTAGTGCTAATTGGTCATTAACTACAAGCCACGCAGTCATTAAAATGCACAAGATAACCTGtcaaatacaaaattaaaaaggCAAAAGTAACAAACAATCTCCAACAGCTTCAtataaactaattaaaaaattGTGAGTGACAGTTTTAATAGAAAGTCAGTATTTGGTATTGTTACGTTTAGCTGCACAGTGGAAGTACTGAAGCCATGTTATTCATGATATTTGACTTGTTGGTGCTCTTTTAGCCCCCTGCCCGTCAGTGTGGGACTCCCTTTGTTCGGGTAGTGAGTGAGCCTCGTCATTACTCGTCACTTCAGATGAAGGGTGCACTAAAGATAACACAAACAAGTCAAATTCATTATATTAGAAACAACGAGCAGACAAGGCAGGCTGTAAAGTGTTCATAATCCTGTTCTTTATGCAGAGCCGCTGACTCCGGACAggtcgcccccccccctccacggGACGAAAACATCATGACAACAATACCTCATTCGGTCACCTCCGCTTTTACAGATGACCcgcacaacaaaaaaataaaaggtttatGGGTGTCCGCTGTTTTCCCGTTTCTTCCGTGGCTACGTGTTATTTCAAAGTGTATCGCGGAAACTAGCGGAGCTGCTGCCTCTCTCAGAAAATAACAAACGGTTCATTTTCCCCCAACACGTTCGCCATTTTGGTTTCCCGCTGATGATCCGCTGATGCATTGTGGGAACACGCCTGCTGCTccgttcatcttttttttttttttcaaacattcaaaattgTAGGCAGGGCATTTACTGAGGAGTTTATATCCGCCCCTTAAAGTAGTATAGTACTTTATATTGTGACCTCTTACCGTCAAACATGCCGTATTTCTGCGTCTCTGTTAGTGTGGATTATGCCCACACGTTATTAGCATTATCACGTAACTGCGTGACATTGCTGCAAATGCcgcttttatttattattttatttattattttatttatttatttttcggTAAAGTTGACAAAGTGTGTGCTACAACATCAGGAGGAGATGTTTACAGGTCAGTTTAGTGTTTAGGGTGTTCTGACCGGAAGTACTATTCACCTTCTACCgcctcttttatttttctaaaggtGTGCAAAGGAAATGTGCACATTAAGAATTACGTGCATCTCGCGGGAGCGCGCACCGCTCACTGCTCATTGATCCATGGTAATATCGAGTTATAAAAACgatatatcttctttttttggggggattgaTCAATAATGACACCTAATCCGACGTCTAGAAACGTTTTGAAACACTTTGTGACATTTAGATAGATAACatatatagtttttattttaaaatgttggatGTAGCTAATCTTGGttttaaatgcaataaaaaacaaactttataaATTCAATTGAACTACCTGAGCTACTCGGAGCTGGATGGTTAAtcgttttttttgggggggggggcctggCTGGCATATATCAATATCAACACATTGGAGGAGGCTTTGCTTAATAGAGGGTTTTCAGTTTTGCAGGTTTAAAAAATCAGGAATAAATCTGATCCAACTTTCTATTACTTACTAAGTAAACATatgttaataaaacaaatggaAATAATGTTCCCATGTGGATTAATTAGTCTGTGGGTATGTTTTTATATTACTAAAATGATAATTCTACAGAGTTTTTTTccgcataaaaaaaacaggatttttaacTCAAAAACATAGAAAGCTTCTCCTGCTGAGTCTATaaagataagagaagataagttatgtttattgtcactgtacaagtacaacgaAATATTGTTGGAGCAAGCCTGCAGATGcctaatatcagaaatatacaaatactaaaaccAAATATTCAATTAAGAAATACGATTAAATAATACGATATAGTATACAATAAACAATTAATTTGCAGGTGACAGGTATAGAATAAATACATTGCACTTAGTTATACAGGACTCCAGTGGGTATTTTGTGAGTCGGGGTCGGCTCTGAGTCCAGAGAGTGGGAGCTTCAGTGTGGTGCAGAGATTTCACAATTTAACACAGTGTTTGTAAATTACAGAAATACGATTATTTCCCATCACCGACCAAACCCTCAccccttttgtttttaaaacatatattgCCGTAGATAGCACGATCATGAGGTGCGCAAGTGGGAATGGTTTTCTCTGCCCGACAACCGGAAGTCGGTGTACCTCACGCTTGCTAACTTCGGAGTGAGATAACcacacaatatttaaaatgaattgttTATTGAGCGTAAACCACCAGTCACTTATTTTGTCAGTATTGTCAAGtgcctgaaataaaaataaaaaaaactatctttCTAAACGTACAATTTACGCATGCGCTGTGatcgtccttttttttttttttcagcttgaGGAGGTATGTTGCCTGGGTTGAAAATCGGCAGCTGCTGCAAAGAGCTGAGGCGAAGTGCAATGTGACCGATTCATAGGAGCTAAACAGAACGACAATCCGGGATCGTAGTGGATCATAGTGAGGTTGAGGTCTGCAAACATGAAGTCATTTCCTCTGGCTCTGTAAACCTCTTGGTTTTATGTGGCAGACGCTTACCCCCCCCCGTGTGTTTAGGATGATCTCCCGCAGCCAGGTCCACGTATTGAGATGATCTATTTCTGTGATGGCGAAGGGTCTGTTTCCTCGGGCCTGGGTGAAAAAGTCTTTCTACTTCCAGGTAATGTTATTGCTCGATAGTTTATCATTAAAGGGAATTAATTCCACATACTACTTTGTCAAAACTGACTGTTGTCCTGTGTATACTGGGGAggggtgaggggaggggggtcctCATGGTGTCACATCATACTGACAAGTGGCTGTTAACATGTACCTGGTCAGGCTGCTGTCATAGCTATCATATCATGTGCAAATTGAAAATACCTGAGGAATGTGACTGCTGATGGAAGATTAAGTAGAAAGTGTCTCTGCTGGTCCACAATGGTTATGAAAGAGCAGACTACAAGCCCCCTACCACTAAGTGTGCGTACAAAATGTGAAGAGAGATTGGTAAACCATGCCAGGCTATATCTCCAAGGGCCGGGAAGTATAGTCTCTTCATCTCACTTAAttagaagttttttttctcttaatcaTTAGGCTGAAAAAAGATAGTCTTTCATTTGAGGAACACAGCTGTTTTACGACACCAGTTGTGCCACAGCAGCATTAATACTTGGTATTATGCAATATACAGATAATATGCAATATACAGCAGCATTAATAATGCTGCTGTATATTGCATATTATCTTATTGGTTCAACCAATAAGATAATATGGTTGAACCTCCTGATCTGGATACCAGTGGCTTGCAGCCAGATACTACTCACAGTACAGACAGGATTTAATACAGGGTGCTAAAGGCTCTAGGAAGAGTAAATATATTGCTTCATTATGAATAGCATTGTGAATTTATCACAGCTGTGCGTAGATTACAGTCTGCTGGCTAAAGTCCTCTGACAGTGTAATGTTCAGGAGGTGTATTGTAATGGCCAAGCTAATTTAATCAGCTTTGGGTAATATTTAACTTCGCTGGCCAATGTTTCCTGGGACCTCTAGGACTGGTTTACACATTTAGGCTGCACTTCATCCTGTCCTTGTTAAAATAGCTCCCTCCCCATATGACCCACACTAAAACTTATACAAACAACACTGTGTGCATGAGAGGTTTCTTGTTGTGTTCTCTTTAGGAGTAAGCAAAGGTCATATCTGGTGTATGTTTACGAGTACTGTGTTGTGTACTCAGGGATCCTTAAGTGCTCTTGTTTTGGTAAAGAGTTTGTATTGTAAGGAGAGAGGACAGTTCttccaaataaatgttttgggCTTGAATGAACGTGGACTTTTTCTATTTGAACCGAAAAAGACTTTACATCAGTATGAACAAACAGATACGGAGAAGTCTGCTTTCTTATACAAAAACTGCATTTGCTTTCCtgtaaaaagcaaaataatagAATTTCTAAATATCCTCAAGCATTGTTTCCGCTTAATTAGTTCTGTAAACAAGTTTCAAGTCTCTCTGTTCTCGGTTGCAGAGTCAGAGTCATTTGGATGACTTTGCATGCATTAAATCAGGaacagagagagtgtgagtgatGATGGAAAGGggtcacaggtcggatttgaacccaagCCGCATCCAGGTAACTCGGTGAACCTGTTTCTGGGAGTATTCCATTCGTTGAAGTAATACCTAAATATCCACTGAAGaagaacacacttttttttctttttcttttttcatttcaaaaacgCTTTGAAGATCAAAACACCATATGAAACAAACTTTCATATTTTGCATTCTGTCTGTTCGGTCTCTTTGATACCAACACCACACTTTTCAGTTCTGTAGTCTTAGGCAGGTATTCATGAACCTGTATCCAGTTTGGGATGGTATAAAATCTATCATGGGTGCAGTGGTCTACTTGGTCGGTGACATCTGGACTGCTTACAAGATGACAAACTGACGAGGACAGCCCATCCTGTCCTGAGGAGTTCTGAGGACTGTAGAGGAAGGAGGAGATAAAATGGTGGCCATTGTGGCTCACCGCTCCAAATCCTAACATGTGTATGAAAATCGTCTACTGTTGGACTCCATAAGCAGCCAACACTTGATGTAGAGTCAAGTACATCAGCATGTAACAGAGAGTTTACACTGTGTAACTGTATCAGAGCGTTGACAGCTGGGAACCCTACAGTCTGCACTCCAGGGTTTTGTACTGTGTGACTGCAGTTTGTGCAGCTTCCCTGCCTGTGCCACTCATGACCCACTCACCATCTGAGCAGTAGCACATAAAACCAAACAGAGCTGTGTAAGAGTGTATACATCTTTATGTCATATTAAGCATTTTCATAAGGTGGAATACGTTCTTTTCAACCTTATTCCATTTTAGTTTAGTATCTTTTAACACAGTTCAACGTTTAAGGCCATTTGCAAccatttcaacattttcttaatgatgtaaatacatttacagACACAACAGTTGCTTATATAAACAAGGATAAAGTCCTTTCACTTTCATGTTTCACTTCTTCATCTCCTAGGCCTCATCGTGTGTCTGCAGGGAAAGAGAATgtgctgcctgtgtgtgtttccatgcatGTTTTCTATGCACAGTTCCGACAGCGTTAGACATGCAGATAGGAGGAGTCAGATCTGATAGTGGTGTGTAGCTGCTTTCTACTCCCCTGAtacctcctcttccctccctgGAGGCCCAACTATCTGTTTGTTCATCTCTGCAGGACGCTGAGAGTTTGAAATCCAGGCAGCTTTTTCCAGAGGAGACTACATCTCTAACATAAAGCTGCTGAACCTTTTGATACTTTGGTGAAATGCACCGGAGGGAAAACAAGGGGGATGGACTATTGTGGTTTTCCTGTGTCTCTTGTGTCCCTTTGCGGATCTGTGAAGCTCACATATGGGGATATGTGTTGCAATATCTTGTGTGAGAAAATTCTATTCAATTAAACCCAAGACCTCactatgattttttattttattttttatcttatgTGCAAAACCCACAAAGAAGTCACATGCTTTAATCCTAAATAGACTCCTAGATTAGACTGTGTCtacaaataaaagtaatatCAGCACATCAAAGATAATACAAGAAGACGACTCTCTTTTGCTCGGTCCCTGCCTCGCTTGGGTGCATGTTGGGATTTTGGATCTGATTCTAGAGGAACAGTACAGCATACTGCCAAAATACATTCGACATAAGCTCCTGATGCCATGTGATCAGAGCGAGAATCGAAATCACTTTATCCTCACAAGTGCAGTTGCAGTGCtttgagggaggaaaaaaagtcaaGTCACTCAGTGTTGCTGACATAGCGAATGTGACCTACATTCTTCTCACTTTTCCACCCTGCCTTCCAACAACTtgcttttccacattttttttctttactagATTCCTTTGCAGGAAGCTCTTCACAACTAATTGTTTTGTCAAAGGGTTTTCAGCTATTGCACAACCTAATTGTTGTTCATCTAATATGAACAACATTTGATTCAGAGTGTGCATACATATGtgtcttcttcttgtctttttgaTGATGTTTTCTTGCCTTAAAATTTCCCGGACACACCTCAACTCTCCTGGAGTGAAGAATGATCTGCTTATATTGTTATAAATATGCTACTGACTGCATTTAACCAGCAAAATATCACAAACAATAGGACTTCTGTATTGTGAGACTTGTGACTTGTTCATCCTGTGACACTGGAGGTAATTGGATTTTATCTTTTAACACGCCATAGCCAGAATGGCGTGGCACGCTGGAACAACTGGATCTGTACCTCTAAACCCCAAAATCCAGCTTTGTGAGCCTTTGTAGCACATGACGAGTAATTAACCAGTCAGAAGCCTGTTATCGGACACCTCCACGCTGTTCCCATGGTAAAGGGATCAGGTTTGATTAGGAAGGCTTGTTTGGATCTACAACATTTCTGTGTAACATTGATACAGGCAGGACATCTCGGTCTGGATACACAGAtgggaaaaataaacattttaatgatggCGTATCAGGTATGTTGTCAGGATTAAGAGTTTCTggttctgctctctctctctctctctctaggctCGGATCTCGTTTGTGCGGGTGAAATATCTGTTCCTCACATGGCTGACGGTGCTGGTGGGGAGCTGGGTGATCTACGTGCAATACTCCACCTACACAGAGCTGTGCAGAGGACACGAGTGCAGGAACGCCATTGTGAGTGATGGCTTTGTTTGTATGGAGAATGATTTGTTTAATGTACTTTGATGATCACTGCTATGTGAGCATCACACGGCCTTATTTTGCATCAAGGTCAGATTTCAGAGGTGCTTGTCTTATTCAAACTCGACTGCACCACTAGATGaaaactgtttctttgttctgttttgaagattcattcaagtttttttttttttttgctcgctAACATAATGGACATGACATGTTCTCTATTTCTTAAAGTGTGATAAGTACAAGAAGGGAATCATCGATGGCTCCGCCTGCAGCAGTCTGtgtgacaaacaaacactctATCTTAGCAGGTGTCTCTCAGCTCTGCCGAATAaccaggtaagaaaaaaacgtCCCAATTTCAGTTTCAAATAGAGCGTTTAGCCCGCTCAATGTTGTTTCCGCTGGCCGCCTGCCAGGTTTACACAGGAAGCTGGGGAGACCGTGATGGGATCATCCGCTGCAAGTTGGGGGAGGTGGTGCACTACGAGCTGGGCGAGGAGCCGGAGCCGCGGAGGGAAGCCCCCGTGTTCGACAAACCCACCCGAGGAACGTCAGTGGAGAAGTTTAGAGAGATGGTCTTTAATCACCTCAAGGTAAAAGATTGAGACGGACAGGTTCAGCTGGAAGCAGAAAGTTTACTCTGTGGTGGGAGGGACTGAAGACATacaacctttttatttatttttttaactctttgtcCCTTCTTACATTTCGCTCAGTCCAAGCTCGGAGAGCAGGCTAACCTCGCCAGCCTCGTCAACCAGATCCTCTCTGTCGCTGATGGCAACAAAGATGGACGGGTGTCCCTGCCAGAAGCCCGCTCGACGTGGGCCCTGCTGCAGATGCATGAGGTATAATGACAAAGACACTGAACAACTGTCCTCACCTGCTCAactaaatgtgttgtttttatgttagAGATGTTCTGATACTCAGACTCCCACACATGCCTGGGTGGCTTTCCCTTCTAATACCActgccatttaaaaaatatacacattattattttcagCAGCAGTTTGCTTTGGGGCCCTCC from the Labrus bergylta chromosome 4, fLabBer1.1, whole genome shotgun sequence genome contains:
- the mtf2 gene encoding metal-response element-binding transcription factor 2 translates to MRDSGVVDHLSVHHRAQPQQQQAPSLSPTRLSLRGEYGEDSMSDRFTEGQDVLARWSDGLFYLGTITKIDLDKQRCFVVFEDQSKSWVLWKDIQTGDEDDEDDEDDDIVCSICQDETSEEPNEIVICDKCGQGYHQLCHSPIIDACVIDSDDKWLCTECALASMTKRGGSHRKSVSAKGFVEHEQQQQQQQQHNMGLHLSFPYALEDLLWDQGHKTNNQKCYCYCGGPGDWYLKMLQCDRCQQWFHEACLHCLQMPMLYGDRFYLFVCSVCNGGPEYLSRLSLCWDDVTHLSLYNLSVIHKKKYFDSEMDLMVYINDNWELLQLGELANTRRSERYDRVLEALNNNSSMFMSGKEVKKKKHLFGLRIRFPPAPPNSDEPTIREMERASHEITIKGCKPTKALSDMRTCSTLTNGTDKKKKKRKQGAHSLSKPQRSTELLSQEMRKPLPLEAHTLDQLTSIKKERSLLSSDVESIGALSTTETTSTSISRPSSLCSSSKTRTTASTIPVSAPPLKRKRGRPRRALQPPNPEIPPPVHIDPDPSATEVLSPLPGLHSSDIVHGMDPNSQLSHLKSSISSYFGAAGRLACGEKYKVLARRVTLDGKVQYLVEWEGVTAS